The Vigna angularis cultivar LongXiaoDou No.4 chromosome 6, ASM1680809v1, whole genome shotgun sequence genome contains the following window.
CCTTAGGTAAACAACAGGTTCCTACTGTccgtatatataattttaacatatatcaCATCATTTGATGATCAGTGTTACTTAGATGTTTCTAATTCCTTTGAAGGATTCATATACTTTTAAGTTCTGCCTGTGGAAAATGATTGATTGGATCATGAAAATTATACACCTTAGTGGATGCCTCATCCTCTACAGGATCTTAAAGGATGTGAAGTTTTTCACAATTGGATGGTGTCAACCTCAATTATAACTGTAGAGAATATCTTGCAAGATGGCTATGATATAATCAAACTTGTTTTCTACTTCTTTGTAGTCCTTTGGAGTTGGGTTAACATTTAGTTGGATTTGTTGTTATTTCATAGGATAAAGAGTTGTATTTAGGTTGTCTTGTCTagaatttacatttttttcgaGTCCATGAAGATTTTCTTGTGATATATAATAAGAATTACTACAATCACTGTAGGCCACTATTATCATGGGAGCTAGTTTTGTCTAAAATTTTTGTCCCCCATGGAATGGCATGTAGCACCTACAAACACCACTGGCTTTTCTTTGTCCTTATGGCAAAATGCTTAAAATGCTTTGGATGTTGTCGGTGTTGGAGACATCCTCCGCCGCTACCATCAACAGCTCCATGGGTATGCACAAACATCTTTTAAACTTTCTTATCTGATTATCATTCATTTTTCTGTAAACTAAACTGAAAGAATTGGACTGCAGGATTGTCACCACTTCATTGGTTACAGGGAAACAAATAGTAGTCAAGTCTTTCAAACCAACAGAAAACCAAGAGTATGTATACTGTGAGATccctaaattttattatagatatcTTTATTCTTTCACAAGTGATGTATAATCAATTAGTAAGATTTATTCAAGAATGTCAATTATATTGTAGGAGGAGTTGAGAGCCACAAGAGTCTCAACATGGAGACGCTGTGATGGAAGCCATTGTCAAGGCAAGAAATTGTTCTGTTTTGGGGAAAGGCTCcattttgaaaatgtatttcttTCCTGGTCAGAGAACTTCCAGTCATATACAAATTCATGGCGCACCTCATGTTTTCAAGGTACATATACCTATGCATGTACTATTAAAGAAACTAACTCATCAAATTTGTGATGCAAAAGGGTAAGGCTACACGTCCAGTGGTGACCTACAGGATCATCCGATTGTAGGTAGAATTAGCAT
Protein-coding sequences here:
- the LOC108344089 gene encoding uncharacterized protein LOC108344089 isoform X1, translating into MIHYFLRPLLSWELVLSKIFVPHGMACSTYKHHWLFFVLMAKCLKCFGCCRCWRHPPPLPSTAPWDCHHFIGYRETNSSQVFQTNRKPREELRATRVSTWRRCDGSHCQGKKLFCFGERLHFENVFLSWSENFQSYTNSWRTSCFQVSLTGSIAFTVCHISTITGIRSSKHVMKKNKIRHSFFFINIMNISIIFLVF
- the LOC108344089 gene encoding uncharacterized protein LOC108344089 isoform X2 produces the protein MIHYFLRPLLSWELVLSKIFVPHGMACSTYKHHWLFFVLMAKCLKCFGCCRCWRHPPPLPSTAPWDCHHFIGYRETNSSQVFQTNRKPREELRATRVSTWRRCDGSHCQGKKLFCFGERLHFENVFLSWSENFQSYTNSWRTSCFQGGENWQRIAMVKHHYLLRVACFIILVFEELSELSFHYFLILVFLLCNY
- the LOC108344089 gene encoding uncharacterized protein LOC108344089 isoform X3 — encoded protein: MIHYFLRPLLSWELVLSKIFVPHGMACSTYKHHWLFFVLMAKCLKCFGCCRCWRHPPPLPSTAPWDCHHFIGYRETNSSQVFQTNRKPREELRATRVSTWRRCDGSHCQGKKLFCFGERLHFENVFLSWSENFQSYTNSWRTSCFQG